One genomic segment of Actinoplanes ianthinogenes includes these proteins:
- a CDS encoding response regulator, translated as MPHLTGVELCRTIRADPATATLPVIFVSGSLVPGDSRPVDAQATAILCKPFKPAELIACLDKALAAGHEPWPTAHPVPLKSSFRMII; from the coding sequence ATGCCGCACCTAACCGGCGTCGAACTCTGCCGGACGATCCGCGCGGACCCGGCGACTGCCACCCTCCCGGTCATCTTCGTCAGCGGCAGCCTCGTCCCCGGCGACTCCCGGCCGGTCGACGCGCAGGCCACGGCCATCCTGTGCAAACCGTTCAAACCGGCGGAGCTCATCGCCTGTCTCGACAAGGCTCTCGCCGCGGGCCACGAACCGTGGCCAACCGCCCACCCAGTGCCCCTGAAATCTTCATTTCGGATGATAATTTGA
- a CDS encoding RICIN domain-containing protein: protein MLIKRIARAIIAIMIVGGGTVAIGAQPASANNGPLNSSHRAAIIGKASGRCLDVKNGDTVGNGARLQLWDCNGSYNQGFSNQSIYKIQTRKWYDKCLDVVDGNPNDGARIQQYDCNYNAQQDFSFVFVYNDGVHDLYQVKTTFGKCLDATNYGTANGTPIQQYYCFPSHPAQQLWWVR, encoded by the coding sequence ATGCTGATCAAACGCATCGCACGGGCGATAATCGCGATCATGATAGTCGGCGGAGGGACTGTCGCGATCGGTGCCCAGCCGGCATCGGCCAACAACGGGCCACTAAACAGCTCACACCGGGCGGCGATCATCGGCAAGGCCTCCGGCCGCTGCCTCGACGTCAAGAACGGCGACACCGTGGGCAACGGCGCCCGCCTGCAGCTGTGGGACTGCAACGGCAGCTACAACCAGGGCTTCTCGAACCAGTCGATCTACAAGATCCAGACGCGCAAGTGGTATGACAAATGCCTGGACGTCGTCGACGGCAACCCGAACGACGGCGCGCGAATCCAGCAATACGACTGCAACTACAACGCCCAGCAGGATTTCTCGTTCGTCTTCGTGTACAACGACGGCGTGCACGACCTCTACCAGGTTAAGACGACCTTCGGCAAATGCCTGGACGCGACGAACTACGGCACCGCGAACGGCACGCCGATTCAGCAGTACTACTGCTTCCCGTCCCACCCCGCGCAGCAGCTCTGGTGGGTTCGCTGA